From Halobacteriovorax sp. HLS, the proteins below share one genomic window:
- a CDS encoding nitroreductase family protein, with protein MSDNIFTDIPDTGHREDTSILDHKDFFSVLHSRRSVRVFDDTPVKEEDMNTILESALLAPNSSNLQPWSFFWVKSSEKKQALVEACLSQPAAKTAQELIVCIARTDTWKDNAQEMVQLLENTEGTPAAAKTYYSKLVPLAYSQGPLGLFGLLKRVGLFFVGMSKVTPREPVSHGQMRTWAVKSTALACENIMLSARALGYDSCPMEGADSKRIKELLGLGSGSHFVMVISIGKRAENGVYGPQIRFAKEKFIHIV; from the coding sequence ATGAGTGATAATATTTTTACGGATATACCTGATACTGGTCATAGAGAAGATACTTCTATTTTGGATCATAAGGACTTTTTTAGTGTTCTACACTCTAGAAGAAGTGTCCGTGTCTTTGATGATACTCCAGTTAAAGAAGAGGATATGAATACTATTTTAGAATCTGCTCTTTTGGCCCCTAATTCATCAAACTTACAGCCTTGGTCTTTCTTTTGGGTTAAGTCTAGCGAGAAGAAGCAGGCGCTGGTTGAGGCGTGTCTTTCCCAGCCAGCAGCAAAGACTGCTCAGGAGCTAATTGTTTGTATCGCCAGAACAGACACTTGGAAAGATAATGCACAGGAAATGGTTCAACTACTTGAAAATACAGAAGGAACTCCTGCTGCAGCTAAAACCTATTATTCAAAGTTAGTTCCTCTGGCCTATTCACAAGGTCCGTTAGGGCTGTTTGGTCTACTTAAGCGCGTAGGACTATTCTTTGTGGGAATGAGTAAGGTTACACCCAGAGAGCCAGTATCTCATGGTCAAATGAGAACTTGGGCAGTGAAGTCTACAGCTTTGGCCTGTGAAAATATTATGCTTTCTGCTAGAGCTTTAGGATATGACTCTTGTCCAATGGAGGGAGCAGATTCTAAGCGTATTAAAGAGCTCTTAGGTCTAGGAAGTGGATCTCACTTTGTTATGGTCATTAGCATCGGTAAAAGGGCCGAAAATGGTGTGTATGGACCGCAAATACGATTTGCGAAAGAAAAATTTATTCATATTGTTTAA
- a CDS encoding metallophosphoesterase has protein sequence MKIVAVSDTHQAYLKNMPAGDILIHAGDFSLLPKNSYENRELMLSELSDLKNWFDSIRHLYKHTILVPGNHDWIFEVDYNFASKFMGETLVLNDSSVTLEGLKIWGTPINLEYRNWAFNRAAGEEILRHYNMIPKDTDILVTHGPPLKILDQAYPQKNSPHLGDQDLLSTVEGLKLKAHIFGHIHGSHGTLVRGETTYINASIMDEAYEPSFSPIIFEV, from the coding sequence ATGAAGATAGTTGCAGTCTCTGATACACATCAAGCTTATTTAAAAAATATGCCTGCCGGTGATATCCTAATTCATGCAGGAGACTTTAGCCTCTTGCCTAAGAACTCATACGAAAATAGAGAATTAATGCTCTCAGAACTCTCAGATTTAAAGAACTGGTTTGATAGTATCAGACATCTCTATAAACATACGATCTTAGTCCCTGGAAATCATGACTGGATTTTTGAAGTAGACTACAACTTTGCTTCAAAGTTTATGGGAGAAACCCTCGTTCTAAATGATAGTAGTGTCACGCTTGAAGGCCTAAAGATTTGGGGAACACCTATAAATTTAGAGTATCGAAATTGGGCCTTCAATAGGGCCGCTGGTGAAGAAATATTAAGACACTATAATATGATTCCAAAAGACACAGATATTTTAGTTACTCATGGGCCGCCACTTAAAATATTAGATCAGGCATATCCCCAAAAGAATAGTCCTCATTTAGGTGATCAAGACTTGCTCTCGACAGTTGAAGGCCTCAAATTAAAAGCACATATCTTTGGTCATATTCATGGATCTCACGGAACACTCGTCAGAGGAGAAACAACCTATATCAATGCAAGTATTATGGATGAGGCCTATGAGCCCTCTTTCTCCCCCATCATTTTCGAAGTATAG
- a CDS encoding endonuclease I family protein, with protein sequence MKAILTIFTLSLFTFHANALSSKCESKWGKIESNKSIKSKYSNLRNICDLEAKMIIGKMVRNSSSISYKSAKVQMFKNLDHHDGKVCSVYSKECLSTRRVPNHREMNAEHTWPKSKGASKKPAVSDLHHLFPCNSEVNSIRSSYPFCEVTTTDWTNNMSALGKDKDGTTCFEPPKEHRGNIARAMFYFSARYQMKIDPKQEAWFKKWNKEDPVDQEEIDRNQAVSRIQKNTNPFIDQPELVDIISNF encoded by the coding sequence TTGAAAGCTATCTTAACAATATTTACACTTTCACTTTTCACTTTCCATGCAAATGCTTTGTCTTCAAAGTGTGAATCAAAATGGGGAAAAATAGAGTCTAACAAGTCAATCAAATCAAAGTATTCCAACCTAAGAAATATATGTGATCTTGAAGCAAAGATGATCATTGGAAAAATGGTTAGAAACTCTAGCTCAATTTCCTACAAGAGCGCAAAAGTTCAAATGTTTAAAAACTTAGATCATCACGATGGAAAAGTATGTTCAGTATACTCTAAGGAGTGCTTAAGTACACGAAGAGTACCAAACCACAGAGAAATGAACGCAGAACACACTTGGCCAAAGTCAAAGGGAGCAAGTAAGAAACCTGCCGTAAGTGATCTTCATCACCTATTCCCATGTAACTCCGAAGTTAATTCAATCCGTTCTAGTTACCCATTTTGTGAAGTAACTACCACAGATTGGACAAATAATATGTCTGCACTTGGTAAAGATAAAGACGGTACAACTTGTTTTGAGCCACCAAAAGAACATAGAGGTAATATTGCAAGAGCTATGTTCTACTTCTCTGCTAGATATCAAATGAAAATTGATCCTAAACAAGAAGCTTGGTTTAAGAAGTGGAATAAAGAAGATCCAGTTGACCAAGAAGAAATTGATAGAAATCAAGCTGTCTCTAGAATCCAAAAGAATACAAACCCTTTTATAGACCAGCCTGAGCTTGTAGACATTATTTCAAACTTCTAA
- a CDS encoding SLBB domain-containing protein, with amino-acid sequence MKKIKNIITWFILITLSFNSYANDSISLNDLALPSEVKDLKKNPGSIYYSPTSKGKPLVPVHFWGEVQKSGLHYVPVNTTLISGISLAGGLTSTADLESVKVTTKNGKVLESKDFDLTTGGTKEAYEHKLKPGDTIFIKKTRFYENRAYYTSLIGVLATLLSSYAILNQVKK; translated from the coding sequence ATGAAAAAAATTAAAAATATTATCACTTGGTTTATTCTTATTACTTTGTCGTTCAATTCATATGCGAATGACTCAATATCATTAAATGATCTTGCACTTCCGTCAGAAGTGAAGGATTTAAAAAAGAACCCTGGCTCAATTTACTATTCGCCGACTTCTAAAGGAAAACCTCTAGTCCCTGTTCATTTTTGGGGAGAGGTACAAAAGTCAGGATTACACTACGTCCCTGTCAACACAACTTTAATTAGTGGTATTTCATTGGCCGGAGGGCTCACTTCTACTGCCGACTTAGAAAGTGTAAAAGTAACGACGAAGAATGGTAAAGTTTTAGAGAGTAAGGACTTTGACTTAACAACAGGTGGGACCAAAGAAGCCTATGAACATAAGTTAAAGCCAGGTGATACAATCTTCATTAAAAAGACAAGATTTTATGAGAATAGGGCCTACTATACAAGTTTAATAGGCGTTCTTGCTACATTACTTTCATCGTACGCCATTCTTAATCAAGTAAAAAAATAA
- a CDS encoding sugar MFS transporter, which yields MKWPLIFLAYLSLFALSFLDNGRAPSYNSILSDLAIGPAKGSYIFTVASFISLLVNISAKYWLPKIGPIKATQIALLLLTSSGASMYLTGHYSSYPLLIFSSCLLGLGLAICTICMNILVTKGSNEKLRSKLFSGLHAIYGLSSFAAPFVIALILNLGGDWKLYFLIIALLPLFVMIYSFRVNKLNLKAPSTDTFETGVPLRFRILFGLIFGCYVGSELVLSSRIPYYLENYLSYSTITSGNYLSLFFLSLTAGRVLFSFISFKLSTQKLLFISYALTFICFFLGRFVSPVFLSLCGLTMSFAFPMAMDYLVQTFGTKSDYMITSVMTWIGVILAIVHMGFGLINEYYGSQYAIFLSPFLSLVSALSLVIFLKIKKSHL from the coding sequence ATGAAATGGCCTTTAATATTTCTTGCTTATCTGAGCTTATTTGCACTTTCATTTTTAGATAATGGTAGAGCTCCGAGCTACAATTCAATTCTTTCTGATCTTGCGATTGGTCCAGCTAAGGGATCCTATATATTTACAGTTGCAAGCTTTATAAGCCTACTTGTAAATATAAGTGCTAAGTATTGGCTACCAAAAATTGGACCTATTAAAGCGACTCAAATAGCTTTACTACTATTAACCAGTAGTGGGGCTTCAATGTATCTTACAGGCCATTATAGCAGCTACCCCCTACTCATTTTCAGCTCTTGTTTATTAGGTCTTGGTCTTGCCATTTGTACAATATGCATGAATATTCTGGTAACTAAAGGGTCTAATGAAAAGTTGCGATCTAAATTATTCTCAGGTCTTCATGCAATTTATGGACTATCTTCTTTTGCGGCTCCATTCGTCATCGCATTGATATTGAATCTAGGAGGAGATTGGAAACTCTATTTTCTAATTATCGCTCTCCTTCCTCTATTTGTCATGATTTATAGTTTTCGAGTAAATAAACTTAACCTCAAGGCCCCAAGCACAGATACATTTGAAACCGGGGTACCATTAAGATTTAGAATTCTTTTTGGGCTCATTTTTGGATGCTACGTTGGAAGTGAACTCGTTCTATCTTCGAGAATTCCATACTATCTTGAAAACTACCTTTCTTATTCAACAATTACATCAGGAAATTATTTAAGCCTATTTTTTCTTAGTTTAACAGCAGGAAGAGTATTATTTTCTTTTATTAGCTTTAAGCTTAGTACGCAAAAATTACTCTTTATATCGTATGCTTTAACCTTTATTTGCTTCTTTCTTGGACGCTTTGTTAGCCCTGTATTCTTATCTCTATGTGGCCTAACAATGTCTTTTGCTTTCCCTATGGCCATGGACTATCTTGTTCAAACATTTGGAACAAAGAGTGATTACATGATCACTTCAGTAATGACTTGGATAGGTGTTATTCTTGCAATAGTACACATGGGCTTTGGGTTAATTAATGAGTATTATGGTTCCCAGTACGCAATATTTCTAAGCCCCTTTCTCAGTTTAGTATCCGCACTAAGCTTAGTTATATTTCTAAAAATAAAAAAGAGTCATTTATGA
- a CDS encoding heme-binding beta-barrel domain-containing protein codes for MSNEKKSLGPLSYLVGLWSSGEDFTGENTAPSPDRDTENTKFKQVYRFEQIDDVENHEQVLGVLRYSTMAWEEGDDDPFHEEVGYFIWDNENKQVMKSFVVPRGVSVLAGGTVSSDANSFEVHAKLGSETYGICSNIFLNEEFKTVAYDLKITKNNENSFSYDEDTQILMKGRDSIFHHTEKNTLTRM; via the coding sequence ATGAGTAATGAAAAGAAAAGTTTAGGTCCACTGTCTTATCTCGTCGGACTCTGGTCGAGTGGAGAAGACTTTACAGGTGAAAATACGGCCCCTTCACCTGATAGAGATACTGAGAATACTAAATTCAAACAAGTTTACAGGTTTGAGCAAATAGATGATGTTGAAAATCATGAACAGGTATTAGGTGTTCTTCGTTATAGTACTATGGCGTGGGAAGAAGGAGATGATGATCCTTTTCATGAAGAAGTAGGCTATTTCATTTGGGATAATGAAAACAAACAGGTGATGAAGTCATTTGTAGTTCCAAGGGGAGTGAGTGTCTTGGCCGGTGGAACTGTTAGTAGCGATGCCAATAGCTTTGAAGTTCATGCAAAGCTAGGTAGTGAGACCTATGGAATCTGTTCAAATATTTTTTTAAATGAAGAGTTCAAAACTGTCGCTTATGATTTAAAAATAACTAAAAATAACGAGAATTCATTTTCTTATGATGAGGATACTCAAATCTTAATGAAAGGGAGAGATTCTATTTTTCATCACACTGAGAAGAATACACTTACAAGAATGTAA
- a CDS encoding L,D-transpeptidase yields the protein MNKPLMLLAVTGMLATGCGAKQEEYPNTGSAVYEKMMGSMTSVDELVLGQNYYTTAALAVRNESGARLGLLSRHDKVTVVSFDGISGKSGYVQITFRKKSYHNILDSEKFFVSLKYLSESIEDYRDFKGKYFVIQNLATERLRVYENICNAQKVCNHKMVMETEMAVGENTKETRSIVGSFRITDWWKFYQDHAGHYPSWYRDSYPEPPKAGSGFLKWFKSRYMPVIGDDRKGDMRGAFGWYTAWVGPNHHSQWTHGTIGWGSDKDKLIKATKKFSINLIANPRSSGCSRLNNEAIAYLRELLPVGTPIIKVYAKEALLDKNRSKYTFEHDSWDYILTKNNAYSTTNFSADKSSVLSRGVGKDRWIEEGTFSVDNYPTMYNFTPGEDLSSREAKTSTSGNVYRVDEDKMKGIYYVDAGLLENYSHPKTEEIVKGGFRNELAPDYVILTEGNDKSEATYTRPEGDNDDEEVYIVTQEVNGAGAAVVERGDKQYASDMKNAFVTGENLERDSEINIRVQVSSGSIAKFSLVAVDEDDWKLVMSEETSKSSDKLIKSFIKRYFKNKKEVAVRVRVNSSSVEIKKSAGRNVEFIYKI from the coding sequence ATGAATAAGCCATTGATGCTGCTAGCTGTAACTGGCATGTTGGCCACAGGTTGTGGTGCTAAGCAAGAAGAGTATCCAAATACTGGTTCTGCAGTCTATGAAAAAATGATGGGGTCTATGACTTCAGTTGATGAGCTAGTTCTCGGTCAGAACTATTATACTACGGCCGCTTTAGCCGTGAGAAATGAGAGTGGGGCGCGATTAGGTCTTCTTTCTAGACATGATAAAGTTACTGTAGTGTCTTTTGACGGGATAAGTGGCAAGTCAGGTTATGTTCAAATAACATTTCGAAAGAAGAGTTATCACAATATTTTAGATTCCGAGAAATTCTTTGTTTCTCTTAAATATTTATCTGAGTCAATTGAAGACTATAGAGATTTTAAGGGGAAATACTTTGTTATCCAAAATCTAGCGACAGAAAGACTTCGTGTTTACGAAAATATTTGTAATGCTCAGAAGGTTTGTAATCATAAGATGGTTATGGAAACAGAGATGGCAGTTGGTGAGAATACTAAAGAGACAAGATCAATTGTTGGTTCTTTTAGAATAACTGATTGGTGGAAGTTTTACCAAGATCATGCTGGACATTATCCTTCTTGGTATCGAGATTCTTATCCGGAGCCACCTAAGGCAGGGTCTGGTTTTTTAAAGTGGTTTAAAAGTAGATATATGCCAGTCATTGGTGATGATAGAAAAGGTGATATGCGTGGAGCATTTGGATGGTATACAGCTTGGGTTGGACCTAATCATCATTCGCAGTGGACTCATGGAACTATTGGGTGGGGAAGTGATAAGGATAAGCTTATTAAGGCCACTAAGAAGTTTAGTATAAATCTAATTGCAAACCCTAGAAGCTCGGGTTGTTCAAGATTGAATAATGAGGCAATTGCTTATTTAAGAGAATTACTTCCAGTAGGTACGCCAATCATTAAGGTATACGCTAAGGAAGCTTTACTAGATAAGAATCGTTCGAAGTATACTTTTGAGCATGATTCTTGGGATTATATCCTTACAAAGAATAATGCATATTCTACAACGAACTTCTCTGCTGATAAGAGCTCTGTTCTTTCTAGAGGTGTTGGGAAAGATAGATGGATTGAAGAAGGAACTTTTAGCGTTGATAATTATCCAACTATGTACAACTTTACTCCTGGTGAAGACTTAAGTTCTAGAGAAGCGAAGACAAGTACGTCTGGTAATGTATATAGAGTTGATGAAGATAAGATGAAAGGTATTTACTACGTAGATGCTGGACTCTTGGAAAACTACTCTCATCCTAAAACTGAAGAAATCGTAAAGGGTGGATTTAGAAATGAGTTAGCTCCTGATTATGTGATTCTTACTGAAGGAAATGATAAGAGTGAAGCGACTTACACAAGACCAGAGGGAGATAATGATGATGAAGAAGTATACATCGTTACTCAAGAGGTGAATGGAGCTGGAGCTGCTGTAGTAGAGAGAGGCGATAAGCAATACGCTTCTGATATGAAGAATGCATTTGTAACAGGAGAGAATTTAGAAAGAGACTCTGAGATAAATATTAGAGTTCAGGTATCTTCTGGATCAATTGCAAAGTTTTCTCTCGTCGCTGTAGATGAGGATGATTGGAAGTTAGTAATGAGTGAAGAAACTTCTAAAAGCTCAGATAAGTTAATAAAGTCTTTTATAAAGAGATACTTTAAAAATAAAAAAGAAGTTGCAGTCAGAGTGCGTGTGAACTCTAGTTCAGTTGAGATTAAAAAGTCAGCTGGTCGCAATGTTGAGTTTATCTATAAAATATAA
- a CDS encoding ATP-binding cassette domain-containing protein, whose translation MFQFSGKNISKSFQEKIVLRDCEFSFVSGQRIIITGKNGVGKTTFLKIISGHFLCSHSELIIENQNFNSLTFTELKSKIIFIASQDEVIYPRLTGLDNIKYFAEILNISSQKLENRILKWSEIPIFREAIESSFHHCSQGMKRVLSLFIMTLVEPLVIIFDECFKSFDIETRKRLLLLLNEEFKDSILIFSTHHPQSFRETFDIVEYSLEGGKLVN comes from the coding sequence ATGTTTCAATTTAGTGGCAAAAATATTTCTAAGTCTTTCCAAGAAAAAATCGTTCTTCGTGATTGTGAGTTTTCATTTGTATCAGGACAAAGAATTATTATCACAGGTAAAAACGGAGTAGGTAAGACGACATTTCTAAAAATTATAAGTGGTCATTTCTTGTGCTCTCATTCTGAGCTAATTATCGAAAATCAAAATTTCAACTCTTTGACTTTTACTGAATTGAAATCGAAGATCATTTTTATAGCCTCGCAAGATGAAGTGATTTATCCAAGACTCACAGGGCTTGATAATATTAAATACTTTGCAGAGATTTTGAATATTTCTTCTCAAAAGTTAGAGAATAGAATTTTGAAATGGAGTGAGATTCCCATATTTCGAGAGGCCATTGAATCCTCCTTTCATCATTGTTCTCAAGGTATGAAGCGTGTTCTTTCACTTTTTATAATGACTTTAGTTGAACCATTAGTCATTATTTTTGATGAGTGTTTTAAGAGTTTTGATATTGAAACACGTAAAAGATTACTACTTCTGCTCAACGAAGAGTTTAAAGACTCAATACTTATCTTTAGCACTCACCATCCACAGAGCTTTCGCGAGACATTTGATATTGTCGAATACTCGTTAGAAGGAGGGAAGCTTGTTAATTAA
- a CDS encoding PqqD family protein: protein MNSLRKTKFLSWKKSPTHTLIIDSRSKKQIHRLNEVGSFLWESIDKVQSCEELLQLLTSEYDIDNEQAKQDIEIFITDLNEKGLLGG from the coding sequence ATGAACAGTCTTAGAAAAACTAAATTTCTCTCGTGGAAAAAATCTCCTACCCACACTCTAATTATAGACTCACGTTCTAAAAAGCAAATCCACAGATTAAATGAAGTTGGATCATTCCTATGGGAATCAATCGATAAAGTTCAATCATGTGAAGAGTTACTTCAACTATTAACTTCAGAGTATGATATTGACAATGAGCAAGCGAAGCAGGATATCGAGATTTTTATTACAGACTTAAATGAAAAAGGACTTCTTGGTGGATAA
- a CDS encoding glycosyltransferase — protein MKVLQLAKFNPSNYYGGIETVVRTIQKSHENHSDKVLNIVRGHGGPSVNFGLDGKFFYLKRAWWILKSAREFDLIYIHLPNFLCLLPLLLSLKSKKKVICVYHSDVIKWGLIGRVYQIITKYLLLNIETILCSSNELISSSDTLSLHRDKCVVISFVSDIKVNETQKITDGDYLLLIARKSHYKGLDFAIDALSGHKLPLKIIGTSEISKEPNIEFYPNLDEESKLELIRNCKFLIVTSSSKSETYGISIVEAFSQGKVVVAPDLKTGINSLVLNEKRGLLFRPRDKKSFLESVERLTTDNELRLAMQNNVVEFFSRELVFGKFEKELMKLVRKKMPL, from the coding sequence ATGAAAGTTCTACAGCTTGCAAAATTTAATCCCTCTAATTATTACGGAGGGATTGAAACTGTAGTGAGAACAATTCAAAAATCTCATGAAAATCATAGTGACAAAGTATTGAACATCGTTAGAGGTCATGGGGGCCCTTCTGTAAATTTTGGCCTTGATGGAAAGTTCTTTTATCTAAAAAGGGCGTGGTGGATCTTAAAAAGTGCGAGAGAGTTTGACCTTATTTATATTCACCTTCCAAACTTTCTGTGTTTGCTACCTTTGCTGTTATCACTAAAAAGTAAAAAAAAAGTTATCTGTGTCTATCACTCCGATGTAATAAAATGGGGGCTCATTGGACGCGTTTATCAAATTATAACGAAGTACTTATTACTAAATATTGAAACGATACTGTGCTCTTCTAATGAGTTAATTTCTTCTAGTGATACTCTTTCACTACATAGAGATAAGTGCGTTGTTATTTCTTTTGTAAGTGATATAAAAGTTAATGAAACGCAGAAGATAACAGATGGTGACTACTTGCTGCTCATTGCTAGAAAGTCACACTATAAAGGTTTAGACTTTGCTATAGATGCGCTGTCTGGTCATAAACTTCCTTTAAAAATCATTGGAACATCAGAAATCTCAAAAGAACCTAATATAGAATTTTATCCAAACCTAGATGAGGAGAGTAAACTTGAACTAATAAGAAATTGTAAATTTCTTATTGTCACTTCAAGCTCGAAATCTGAAACTTATGGAATATCAATTGTTGAGGCTTTTTCTCAGGGGAAAGTCGTCGTTGCCCCAGACCTAAAAACCGGTATAAATAGTCTAGTTCTAAATGAAAAAAGGGGACTTCTTTTTAGACCGCGGGATAAAAAATCCTTTTTAGAATCTGTTGAAAGGCTAACTACTGATAATGAGCTCCGTTTAGCAATGCAAAATAATGTAGTAGAGTTTTTTAGTAGAGAACTTGTCTTTGGAAAATTTGAAAAAGAGTTGATGAAATTAGTGCGGAAAAAAATGCCTCTGTAA
- a CDS encoding radical SAM/SPASM domain-containing protein, with product MDKKDQIIQSSLVKETFKEAFRTSTPLLTTIEITQSCNFKCTHCYNYDRSSAPPKDLIEDSLKDSEIIQLIKQISDLGGLYLNLSGGEVLTHPSLGRFISYAKELNLLVKIKTNGALLTQKKVQELYDQGLDGLDLSLYGSNEKTYKDFTNSSNFSNVLSSLKSSKEIGLDVHASIILHRNNVNELDEMIKICEDLKIPFQISYEVTKRYDDTENSRDQEITIEQFEALLQGKHSDRFMSYNTDNSFQCSCARSVCGISSSGDVLPCVGAPIKSGNIRNQSLSEIWKNSDELNKIRQIKKDDFKECVICDVKDFCTRSSGSIFINTGNYLGCEEMTYKQASLRKKYYKTSTD from the coding sequence GTGGATAAGAAAGATCAAATCATTCAATCATCGTTAGTTAAAGAAACTTTTAAAGAGGCATTTAGAACGAGCACTCCCCTGCTGACAACTATCGAGATAACTCAAAGTTGTAATTTTAAATGTACTCATTGCTATAATTATGATCGATCAAGTGCACCCCCTAAAGATCTTATAGAAGATTCGCTTAAAGATTCAGAAATCATACAATTAATAAAGCAAATATCAGATCTTGGTGGATTATATTTAAATTTATCTGGTGGAGAGGTCCTTACGCATCCATCCTTGGGTCGATTCATCTCTTATGCAAAAGAGCTAAATCTCCTTGTTAAGATCAAAACTAATGGAGCTCTTCTTACGCAGAAAAAAGTACAAGAACTCTACGATCAAGGCCTTGACGGTTTAGACCTAAGCCTATACGGAAGCAATGAAAAGACATACAAAGATTTTACAAATTCTTCAAATTTCTCAAACGTTCTAAGCTCTCTAAAGAGCTCTAAAGAAATTGGTCTTGATGTACATGCGAGTATTATACTTCATCGTAATAATGTTAATGAGCTTGATGAGATGATTAAGATATGTGAAGACTTAAAGATACCATTTCAAATTTCGTACGAAGTTACCAAGAGATATGATGATACAGAGAACTCTAGAGACCAGGAAATAACCATTGAACAGTTTGAAGCCCTTCTACAGGGAAAGCACTCTGATCGCTTTATGAGTTATAATACTGATAATAGTTTTCAATGTTCATGTGCACGAAGCGTTTGCGGAATAAGCTCTAGTGGGGATGTTCTACCTTGTGTTGGTGCCCCAATAAAGTCTGGAAATATAAGAAATCAATCTTTATCAGAAATTTGGAAAAATTCTGATGAACTTAATAAAATAAGACAGATCAAGAAAGATGATTTTAAAGAATGTGTTATTTGTGATGTTAAAGACTTCTGCACTCGCAGTAGCGGCAGTATTTTTATAAACACTGGAAACTATTTAGGCTGTGAAGAAATGACTTATAAACAAGCATCTCTTCGTAAGAAATACTATAAAACTAGTACTGACTAA